The following are from one region of the Melioribacteraceae bacterium 4301-Me genome:
- a CDS encoding nucleotidyl transferase AbiEii/AbiGii toxin family protein, whose amino-acid sequence MQAYTSSQLENTPFGHLHIVEKVLRMIKLLEEINRSDFLMKSLALKGGTALNLIYWDLPRLSIDLDFNYVGQIEKDKMLNDRNKITDLIFNIASFLGYSFNHQKDKYAQDRFILSYDKFNGGNETIEIEINYMLRVPLFAPKKNKPKIILNKFHIPSVVSLSFEEIAASKFTALLFRATPRDLFDAVEIVKSKSMLKYRLLKSAFIFYCSIQSDNFEKITQKLYRRISNHEIKTNLLQTLRRGVHFKLKTAFEILDPFIDRLLRFNKKENLYLTLFSNKEFKPELLFKDNIKKIKNHPRVPWLFEK is encoded by the coding sequence TTGCAAGCCTATACCAGCAGTCAACTTGAAAATACACCTTTTGGTCATCTCCATATTGTTGAAAAGGTATTGCGCATGATTAAACTTCTTGAGGAAATCAATCGCTCCGATTTTCTTATGAAGTCGCTGGCTCTCAAAGGCGGAACGGCACTTAATCTTATTTATTGGGACCTTCCACGTTTGTCTATAGATCTTGACTTCAATTACGTCGGTCAGATTGAAAAAGATAAAATGCTCAACGATAGAAACAAAATAACTGACCTCATTTTTAACATAGCTTCTTTTCTAGGTTACTCATTCAACCATCAAAAAGATAAATATGCTCAAGATCGATTTATATTATCTTATGATAAATTCAATGGTGGTAATGAAACAATAGAAATTGAAATTAACTATATGCTTCGTGTTCCTCTATTCGCCCCGAAAAAAAATAAGCCCAAAATAATATTGAATAAATTCCATATACCTTCAGTTGTTTCTTTATCTTTTGAAGAGATAGCTGCAAGTAAATTTACTGCTCTCTTGTTTCGTGCAACTCCTCGCGATTTATTTGATGCCGTCGAAATTGTGAAAAGTAAAAGCATGTTAAAATATAGACTTCTTAAATCTGCTTTCATTTTTTATTGCTCTATTCAAAGTGATAATTTTGAGAAAATCACACAAAAATTGTATAGAAGAATTTCAAATCACGAAATAAAAACTAATTTACTTCAAACATTGAGAAGGGGTGTTCACTTTAAACTGAAAACAGCTTTTGAAATCTTAGATCCTTTTATCGATAGACTACTTAGATTTAACAAAAAAGAAAATTTATATTTAACGCTTTTCTCAAATAAGGAATTTAAACCCGAACTTTTATTCAAGGATAATATTAAAAAGATTAAAAACCACCCTCGTGTTCCTTGGTTATTCGAAAAATAA
- the cas3 gene encoding CRISPR-associated helicase Cas3', whose protein sequence is MVNLGEYLSHSNPNKKLIDHINGVVAGVKRRTDSKVAELSAIFHDIGKMNPYFQEKLKTGKTKRYANHSYLSAYIFLCYLKENYKQVIDYLHGNDNLISSVLALITHHHGDLPDFPKILDDSEKEKLSSFLSEVLNLPASEYLDKYFPHVSFNLNIPYKDIILDDISNKICLITQKSEKDPLNFFFTTRFSFASLITADKEDASNFISTSDLRNFCKTFNSNLKNYISNFRNDSEINKIRTEIREEAKLNIKSLLGKGYRIFSLTSPTGSGKTVILLSLAGEILKSKGDYRIIYALPFLSITEQVESICNDIFKENSNSIVRIDSKAENKLFEVYQKELDADPQANKKIINAQFADDLFDHPFIITTFVKIFETLLSNKNSTLLKLPNFSRAIFLIDEIQALPPRLYGFFVALLDIFCKKYDSYAIISTATMPYFELPSNNKHDLTKFFGSYTVPPELVSLNYFSSKVFNRYKMKIISEKIDIDRLASLIVENDSSALVILNTIEDTKSLFSKLCELKSKLKLILLNTHFTPSDRKKKIRVAKWYLKKKTKVVLISTQLIEAGVDIDFPLVYRDFAPIPNLIQSAGRGNRNGLVKEGAQIVIFQLVKGDYDRASLIYKGMDRDILSFSKILFLMSDIDEARLLEVQKKFFQFTQQNLIFGQHNGTDLIDEIKKMAFEKVGQFKLINEREYGEEIRYYIPRNKNDNEFEILERLYEELQNIMYNDFEKKKVKWIEIENQLKKMSDRIVQVRIKSKDVKPVADKDPCFQIYKLSTGYSSAKGVELSSINQIL, encoded by the coding sequence GTGGTTAACTTAGGTGAATATTTATCACATAGTAACCCAAACAAAAAGTTAATCGATCATATAAATGGAGTTGTTGCGGGTGTAAAAAGAAGAACTGATTCAAAGGTAGCTGAGTTATCTGCTATCTTTCATGATATTGGTAAAATGAATCCATACTTTCAAGAAAAACTAAAGACAGGTAAAACAAAACGGTATGCTAATCACTCGTATTTATCCGCTTACATTTTTTTATGCTATTTAAAAGAAAATTATAAACAGGTTATAGATTATTTACATGGAAATGACAATTTAATAAGCTCTGTATTGGCATTAATTACACATCATCATGGGGATCTTCCTGATTTTCCCAAGATCTTGGATGACTCCGAAAAAGAAAAACTTAGTTCTTTTTTAAGTGAAGTGCTGAATCTTCCGGCTTCTGAATATTTGGACAAGTATTTTCCTCATGTTTCATTCAATCTTAATATTCCATATAAAGATATAATTTTGGATGATATATCTAACAAAATTTGTCTTATAACACAGAAATCGGAAAAGGATCCACTAAATTTTTTCTTTACAACTCGATTTTCATTTGCTTCATTAATCACCGCTGATAAAGAAGATGCTAGCAATTTTATATCTACTTCTGATTTAAGGAATTTTTGTAAGACATTTAATAGTAATCTTAAAAACTATATTAGCAATTTTAGGAATGATAGCGAAATTAACAAGATTAGAACTGAGATTCGTGAGGAAGCAAAATTAAACATTAAAAGTCTTCTGGGTAAGGGTTATAGAATTTTTTCCCTTACTTCACCGACAGGCTCGGGCAAGACAGTGATACTTTTGAGTTTAGCTGGTGAAATTTTGAAAAGTAAAGGCGATTATCGAATCATATACGCATTACCTTTTCTTTCTATCACTGAGCAAGTGGAATCTATTTGTAACGACATATTTAAAGAGAATAGTAACAGTATAGTTAGGATTGATTCAAAAGCTGAGAATAAATTATTTGAAGTATACCAGAAAGAATTAGATGCAGACCCTCAAGCAAATAAAAAAATAATCAATGCCCAATTTGCGGATGATCTATTTGATCATCCTTTTATAATAACTACTTTTGTAAAAATATTTGAAACGTTGTTAAGTAATAAAAACTCAACTTTGCTTAAGCTTCCAAATTTTTCAAGAGCAATTTTTTTGATAGATGAGATTCAGGCTTTACCACCAAGACTTTATGGCTTTTTCGTAGCATTACTTGATATATTCTGCAAGAAATATGATTCTTATGCAATTATTTCTACCGCTACGATGCCATATTTTGAATTACCATCAAATAATAAACATGATTTAACAAAATTCTTCGGAAGTTATACTGTACCCCCAGAATTAGTGTCATTAAATTACTTTAGTTCCAAAGTCTTTAACAGATACAAAATGAAAATAATCAGTGAAAAAATAGATATTGATAGACTTGCTTCTCTAATAGTAGAAAATGATTCCTCTGCATTAGTAATACTAAATACTATTGAAGATACTAAATCATTGTTTTCTAAGTTGTGTGAACTTAAATCAAAATTAAAATTAATTTTGTTAAATACTCATTTTACACCGTCAGATAGAAAGAAAAAAATTCGAGTTGCAAAATGGTATTTAAAAAAGAAAACAAAGGTCGTTTTAATATCTACTCAACTTATTGAAGCGGGAGTAGACATAGATTTTCCACTCGTATACAGAGACTTTGCACCAATTCCAAACCTTATTCAATCCGCAGGCAGAGGTAACAGAAATGGTTTAGTAAAAGAGGGTGCACAAATTGTTATCTTTCAATTAGTAAAAGGTGATTATGATAGGGCATCTTTAATCTATAAAGGAATGGATCGAGATATCTTATCTTTTTCTAAAATACTTTTTCTAATGAGTGATATTGATGAAGCTAGACTATTAGAAGTTCAAAAAAAATTTTTTCAGTTTACACAGCAAAATTTAATCTTTGGACAACATAATGGGACTGATCTGATTGATGAAATAAAAAAGATGGCTTTCGAAAAAGTTGGTCAATTTAAACTAATTAATGAAAGAGAATACGGAGAGGAGATACGGTATTATATACCTCGAAACAAAAATGACAACGAGTTTGAAATACTTGAGCGATTATATGAGGAATTACAAAATATTATGTACAACGATTTTGAAAAGAAAAAAGTGAAATGGATTGAAATCGAAAATCAGTTGAAAAAAATGTCAGATAGAATTGTGCAGGTAAGAATAAAATCAAAAGATGTTAAACCAGTCGCTGATAAAGACCCCTGCTTTCAAATTTATAAGTTGTCAACTGGATATAGTTCAGCAAAAGGGGTGGAATTATCAAGTATTAATCAAATATTATAA